From the Bacillus sp. FJAT-22090 genome, the window GCAAGAAGCCGATTTCCTAAATGGATTGGATATTATTTAGGTTATCAAATTGTCGATACATTTCAAAAGATGCAAGGTCCTTTTCAAAAAAACGAGTTATATACAAAGTCATCCAAAGAAATAATAGCTGGTTCAAAATTTCCGATTTAACAGGGTGTTATAGGAAGTTATGTTTCTAATCTAATTAAACAAGAAATTACGAAAGCTGACATATAAATGCACGAAAGCCGAGAATATGAGGGTTTTGAAGTAAAAACTGGTTATGTTCATCCCATAAATCAAAGAAATCTGTATTTATGTTAGCTGATTGATTAATGTCATCTATTTCACTTTGAATCAGACCCGAGGGGGTATTGATAATATTAATTTGAGTGAATCCAGCTTGCTGCAAATGAGCGATCCACTCAGCTTCATTTAAAATTGTATAGATGCCATATAGGCTGCATATTCTTTCTTGCAATTCTTCTGATAAACACTGCTCAGCTGTCATTTCAATCAAAATCAACTTCCCCTCACTTTTTAAAACTCTTGAAAGTTCATTTAACGTCTTTGTTATGTCAGTAAAAACGATAACAGATTCGGCTATAATTAAATCAAAGGAGTCATCCACAAAATCCAAGTTTTGTGCGTCTCCTTTCCTTACTTTTAATTTGTTTTCGTTTGAAATTAATCGCTTCCTAGCTTTTTCTATCATAATGGGGTGATTATCTATCGCAGTCACGTTACAATCAAATTTTTTTGCTATATAAGCTGCAGTTTGTCCCGTTCCACAACCTATATCAAGAACAGATCCAGTTGGAAGAATATTCTCATCTTCCAATATAGATTGGGTTAAAGCAAAACCTCCCGGATGCGCACCACCAATTCCTAAATAAGCTAATAAATCTAAATAAGCATTAGACATAAGACATCCTCCTATTTATTAATATATCTAGTGTATGCTTTCAATCTATTAAGTACCTGTATAGCTGGTACTGATATGCTTTTAATGAACTTAACAACTTTGCTTCTATATTCTCGACTTTTTATTGGATTTTAAAAGGGAAAAATACTAGTTTTGTAGAATATTTGTGGAAAGGGTTTGGATACAAGGGAGAAAATGCTAAATAAAAAATATTTTTTTGGAAGGGAAGTTATATGAGACAATTAAATGAGAAAATTGATTTTCGAGCATATGTAGAAGATGATTTTGAAAGTATTCATCTATTAAATATACAGGAAGAATGGAATAATCTTGTTGCTAAAAAGGAAGATACAAAAAATGCATGGAGTCATTCAAATGTTGCATTTGTTGCATCTGCCAATGGCCGTATAATTGGCTATATAAGAGGAATAACAGATGGTTATATTTCACTTTTAGTTTGTGAGCTAGTGATTGATCAAAATTACCGTGGATTAGGAATTGGAACAGATTTATTGAAATATGTACATAATCTTTTTCCAAAAACACGAATGGAGTTACTTGCTTCTAGTTCCTCCCGCACATATTATGAGGGTCAAGAATTTAGGAATTTCTACGGGTATCGAAAAACGTTCGAAGAATGGTGATATTTTTATATGAGAGAAAAGAGAAAAAAGAGTGAGGTTGGATTATTTAAAAGCATTATGATTGAGATTAGAGATTCCATATTATTTGAAGTAATTTGGAACATAATCGCCTTCTTACCTAGAGTGATGTTTAGATTATGGAAGAATTTTTATTAGTAGTATTCGATTTCTTAAATATATAATTTAAAGGAGAAAACATATGAAAAAATTAATAGAAAAAAATGAGTATGCACCATATTATTCACCTTATGTGGATTTAGTTTCAGAAGGGAATATTATTGAAATTTTAGAGAAACAAATAGAAGAAACTAGTACCTTTTTAAAAAATATATCTGATCAACAAGCTCTATTCCGATATGCTCCTGAGAAATGGAGTATAAAAGAAGTGATTGGACATATGGCAGATACAGAGCGAATAATGGCATATCGACTTCTTTCCTTTGCACGAGGTGAAACCAACTCTCTACCTGGTTTTAGTGAAATGGAATATGTTCAACATGCATTTTTTGATAAGCAGTCAATCGATGATCTTATCGAAAATTTGATAGTAGTCCGCCAATCAACTATCCAACTTGTTAAGAGTCTTTCTAATGAAGAGTTACAACGTCGTGGGATAGCAAATAATCATGAAATAACAGTTCGGGCTCTTATTGTCATTATCGCAGGGCACGAACTTCATCATGGAAACATATTAAATGAACGATACATTAGTTCCGATTCCTATCCAAGAAAATAGTAACTATTGGGTTGGTAGTAAACGAAAGGTTGTTTTTGTATAAATGGATATATTAATTGAGTTATTAAAAGAGATAGATGCTGAAGGTTTATTAAGATTTGAACTTGAAAACAGAGCTTTTTTCGAAGAGATGGTACCTTCTCGTGGCGATGATTATTATAATCCTCAGATATTTAAAGAAAGACATAAAGATTTATTAGAAGAACAGGAACAAGGGGTTTCTTATTTTTATTTAATAAAGAATCTGGAGGGTTCTATTCTTGGTAGGATAAATTTAGTGGATATCGATAAATCACTCAAAGAGGCTCATCTCGGTTATCGAGTGGGACAAGTAAACACTGGAAAAGGTATTGCCAACAAAGCATTGAAATTATTAATAGATAGTTTGAAGGAAAAAAACATCAAAACAATTATAGCTAAGACTACTACTAATAACATATCATCCCAAAGAGTTTTAGAGAAAAATGGATTTCTGGAATTTGTGAATGGAGAGCATGAAAAACAAGATGACAAATTAAAATTTCTCTATTATTCTTGGACAATTAATAAAGAACGTTCATACTAAAGGAACGATTTTTTTTACTAATCTATTTTCAACTGAATTTAAAAATAAAAAGTGTCTTTTTCTACAAATAGTGTAGAAAGAGACACTTTTTATTTTGGTAATTTAATCGATTCTTGAACTATTTAATTATATGCAAACAGAAGTCTAAATCTGCTTGTAAGTGTGTTTCCATCAGTTGTTTAGCTTTTTCTCCATCTCTTGATTTGATAGCTTCATATATTTCCTCGTGTTCATCGATAAGATGTGGTCTTTTATAGAGAACTACCGTTTTTCGAAACAGATAAATAATTGATTTCATTCGGTCGATTGTTTCTATCATAAGTGAGTTACCACTTGCTCTTACAATTATCTCGTGAAAAAGCTCATTAGCCTCCATAATATCTTCTGTTTTTCCTTCTCTTCCAATTTTAATGCAGCTTGAAAGAGCTTGTAGATCATCTTCTGGTAAATACATTGCTGCTGATTTTGCAGAGAATCCTTCGAGCAGTATTCTTACTTGAAATAAGTTGCGTAAGTCTTTTTCCGTCGGTTGTACGACTTTTTTATTGACGATAAGGCCTTCATTGCTTAGTTGACGAAGAGACTCTCGAATTGGCGTACGGCTAATTCCTAATTCTGCTGCAAGTTTTTCTTCTACAACTTTTGTTCCACCTGGTAAATCACCATTTAAGATTCGGTCCCGAATAACTTCATATGCTTGTTGATAGGCAGAGCGAGAATTTGTATTGTGTTGGTTCATATTTTTCACTCCTAATTGTTTCAACCTAATACTATAAACTTATCAAAAAGTGATTAATAAAGAAAGGTTAGTTATTAGTATCACCTAATTTGTATACAAGTATGATTAAAATGTATACAAAAATTAAATTATGGTATACAATAACTTTTGTGCAGTTCTTTTGCAAACGGTTTCATTTTACAACAATTGATAGCATTGATAGAGCAATAAAGGGAATATTAATCGAATTAGGAGGAATTTACATGGGTAAAAAAG encodes:
- a CDS encoding class I SAM-dependent methyltransferase codes for the protein MSNAYLDLLAYLGIGGAHPGGFALTQSILEDENILPTGSVLDIGCGTGQTAAYIAKKFDCNVTAIDNHPIMIEKARKRLISNENKLKVRKGDAQNLDFVDDSFDLIIAESVIVFTDITKTLNELSRVLKSEGKLILIEMTAEQCLSEELQERICSLYGIYTILNEAEWIAHLQQAGFTQINIINTPSGLIQSEIDDINQSANINTDFFDLWDEHNQFLLQNPHILGFRAFICQLS
- a CDS encoding GNAT family N-acetyltransferase, encoding MRQLNEKIDFRAYVEDDFESIHLLNIQEEWNNLVAKKEDTKNAWSHSNVAFVASANGRIIGYIRGITDGYISLLVCELVIDQNYRGLGIGTDLLKYVHNLFPKTRMELLASSSSRTYYEGQEFRNFYGYRKTFEEW
- a CDS encoding DinB family protein, with protein sequence MKKLIEKNEYAPYYSPYVDLVSEGNIIEILEKQIEETSTFLKNISDQQALFRYAPEKWSIKEVIGHMADTERIMAYRLLSFARGETNSLPGFSEMEYVQHAFFDKQSIDDLIENLIVVRQSTIQLVKSLSNEELQRRGIANNHEITVRALIVIIAGHELHHGNILNERYISSDSYPRK
- a CDS encoding GNAT family N-acetyltransferase; translated protein: MDILIELLKEIDAEGLLRFELENRAFFEEMVPSRGDDYYNPQIFKERHKDLLEEQEQGVSYFYLIKNLEGSILGRINLVDIDKSLKEAHLGYRVGQVNTGKGIANKALKLLIDSLKEKNIKTIIAKTTTNNISSQRVLEKNGFLEFVNGEHEKQDDKLKFLYYSWTINKERSY
- a CDS encoding GntR family transcriptional regulator; translated protein: MNQHNTNSRSAYQQAYEVIRDRILNGDLPGGTKVVEEKLAAELGISRTPIRESLRQLSNEGLIVNKKVVQPTEKDLRNLFQVRILLEGFSAKSAAMYLPEDDLQALSSCIKIGREGKTEDIMEANELFHEIIVRASGNSLMIETIDRMKSIIYLFRKTVVLYKRPHLIDEHEEIYEAIKSRDGEKAKQLMETHLQADLDFCLHIIK